In uncultured Fibrobacter sp., the genomic stretch CAACGAATTCGAAAAAGGCAATGCCGGCGGATTCAAGACAAAAGAAATCAAAGCACAACACGATGCCGAAATCGCCGATACCGATATCTCTTGGGGTAAATTCTGGCATTGGATAAACACGAAAATCACGCAGACTCTCAAGGGGCTCACCAGCACCGAAGACAAGCGCATTGGAGTTTGGTTCGTGAGCAACCACAATGGGAAAATAGGCGAAAAGGTGTTTGCCGAGAAAGTCCTTAAATATTTGTGGGACGACATTTTCAAATTCAAACGCCCGCAAGTATTTGCAGATGGTATCGACACCTTGGAAAAGTTAATTGAACATTTTGAAAAATCAACAAAGGTCTCACGTTTCGACGTATTCAGGGACAAAACGGGACTTGTAAACGACACTCTCTGAGATTTGTTCCATAATGACTTTTTCGGATGTATAAATTAAACGAAATCTGCACCTGCGAAGCCAAGGCGAATTCAAAAGATGAATTCGTCGGAATCCGCTGCGAAAAGAATGCAGAAGGCAAACTAGAAACCCATATCTTTTTCCCATTGGGCTATTTTGCAGACGACAAAACCTTGAGCGAAACACCCGAAGAAGAACTCCGCGAATGTATCGCAAATCTATTTTCGGTTCTCTCCGACGAATCCTTACAAGACCCCCACCAAGATTCACGTTTCTCTTCGGCACCCGCAGAACCCGAAGAAGCCCAATTCCCCATGACGGCTTATTTAAACGTCATTCGTCATTATCTTGATTTTGGATACATGACAGAAAAAGAATTTTTCCATAAAAAAGGGGCTCATGGGAAAGTGAATTGGAACCGTACAATCAAAGAAACAAATCCCATCGTCACAGACGAAAACAACCTCGTCTATCTTGACCTGATTTCTCGAAAAATCAATTACAACGAAGATACGCTTATCACACTCGTCCACAAGTTTTGCGTTCACGACGCCTTCTGTCGGCTTGGATTCTTATTCGGCATAGAACCCACCGAAAAGCCGTTACTTGATTTTGACTACGACTTGTTCTGTAGCGTAATCCATTCCAAGTTGGCAAAAACATTCAACGACCGCGATTTGCGCCTGCTTTCCGATTTGGCCCGGATTATTGAATTCCTTGCCCAAAAACAGACACATGATGGCGAGACCGCAAAAGATTTTTACTTTGGCATAAACAAGTTTGCATCTGTTTGGGAGGCCATGGTCAATAAAATTTTCGGGACCGTTTCTCTTGAAGATAAACGCAACTATTATAATCCGCACTGTATGTGGATAGACGAAACAACAAACAAGCCCGAAAAATACGAAGAAGATGCCGAAGGCGATCCCAACGAAAAGAAGCGTTCCACATTGCGCCCCGACACCATCATGATAAACGAATCCGGTGTTTTCATTCTTGATTCCAAATATTACAAGTTCGGGCACACCCAAAACAAGCAACACCTACCTGGTGCCGATTCCGTATGCAAACAAATGGCCTATGCCGAATACATAATCAACAAAAAAGAAGCGGAGCCCTTCTCGGACGACACATACAATGCCTTTATAATGCCATATTGCGCAAAAGCCAACCGGTGGAAAGGCCCTGACGAAGGAGCCGAGATGCACCACATGCGGCGTGTTGGGCATATTCTCGGGGACTGGAAAAACGGGCAGCAGAATTACCACAAAATCGTTTGCATTCTCCTAGACACACAATCGGTTATGCGTAACTATTCTGCATCCATCAGGGCACAGAAAAAACTGGCGAACCTGATTACTTCAGGAACAGCGAAAGCTTGCTGAAGTCAAGTATCGTGATAAACACGAAGAAGCTGATAAAGAATACCGCAGCGACATTCTGGATAATGCTCTGCGTCTTGGTAGAAAGCGGTTTGCCGCGCAACTTCTCGATCCCGAGGAACATCAGGAGGCCACCATCGGTAATCGCAAGCGGGAGTAAGTTCATTACGCCCAGGTTGATGCTGATGAGAGCAAGCAACATCAAAAATTCTTGGAAGCCGCTCATCCACACGTTACCCATCACAGCGACAATGGAGACCGGGCCAGAGAACGCATCGACCTTCACTTGCCCCTGGAACATACGCTTGAAATAGCGGAAGATGCTCGTGGTCATTTTCCAGCTGGTGGCGCACGTCTTGGTGAACGCCTCGACGGGGCCACGGCGCACGACTTTTGTCTCGCGGAATAGCACATAACCCATCTGGATGCCGACCATGTAACGCTTGTGTTCTTCGTTATACACAGCGCTGAGCGTCTTGGTGAGCGTATCGCCCGCACGGATGACGGTAATGTTCACGGGTTCGCCCTTGCTGCCGTCGATAATGCGAACAACGTCTTCGTAGCGGGAAATGTGTTCGCCGTTGATTTCAAAAATCGTATCGTTCAAAAGGATTCCGGCCTTCTCCGCAGCGGAACCTGCCACAGGCGGGAGACGCACCATCACGCGGTTCCTAGGATAGATACCGATATCGCCGATACCCATCTTGATTTCGGAACCGGCGGAATCTTGCGAGGGAATCACAAGCTCTTCGGGAATAACCGTCAAGGTCAGCGGTTCGCCGCCACGATGTACCGTCAGGGGAACTTCGGCCCCAAGGCTCACGCCAATCTGTTCGCGGAAATCGTCCCAACCCTGGGTGGCCTTGCCGTTGATTTCGGTGATGGTATCGCCAGGGACAATGCCAGCCACAGCAGCCGGAGAATCCTTGCCCACAAAACCCACGATGAGTTCATTTGTCGCTGGTTCCTGCACACCCACCATGTAAAGCAGCATCAGCAAGACAAACGCAAATGCAATGTTAATGAACGGGCCCGCAAAAGCAATCGCCGCGCGCGCGCCCACGGACTTGGCCACAAAATCGCGCTCGTCGGGAAGTTCGCCATCCTTGATTTTGTCAGGGTTCTCCCCCGCCATCGCGACGTAGCCCCCGAACGGGATGGCCGAAAGGCAGTATTCAGTCTCTCCATGGCGATAACGGAGCAGTTTCTTGCCGAACCCGATGCTGAAGGTATTCACCTTGACATTGTTCCACTTGGCCACCATAAAATGCCCAAGTTCATGAATCGTCACCAAAAAACTCAACCCCACCAGGCCGAGGACAAACATCAAGACGTTGCTAAAGACAGATTCCATCATAATTCAATTTAGTAAAATAGAGCCAACAAAAAAGAGCCGGGGGTTTCCCCCCGACTCCTCTGTATACACCAAACTTGATTAAACACTAGCGGATCCTGTTACCCATGAGGTCGAAACGGAGGCCGCCTTTTTCCACGAACAGCTTGCTGCCATTCTTGCGCACAACCGCAGGGGTGTCGAGTACCTTTGCGGTTGGAGCGACAACCACAGAGCCATTGGTGCTACTCGAAACCGGCATCGCAGACGAACTGGACCGTTCTCCCGAAGCACTCGATTCCGGAGCCTTCCCCGAATTCCGTGATACACCTTCAGCAGCAAACTCTGGCGCATATCCGGCATTGAGCGCCTCGAGCGCCCCCGCAAGGTAGGCCAGCGGAGCATTCCAATTGATGGCCACCTCGTTCGTCGCATAGCTGCAACGCTGGTCGGTATAGGCTGTCGCGGCAAAACCGGTCCTGTAGTCAGCACACTTCCATTCGGCAGCAGAGCCCACGTCTTCGCCGCCAGGCTGCGGGCCACCCACAAGCATGCCGGGCACGGGTTCTGTCACTCCATCCGCCGTACTCGGGCGATGGTGCGGCATCATCGGGGATTTTGTCCCGAACCCCGTCACGAACGACATGTCTAGCGGGTTTTTGCCCAGAAGGTAGTTGAGAGCTTGGACCGCAGCGGTATAATACTTCTGGTCGCCAGTCAAGTAATAAGCGTGCAGAAGCCAAATGCCCTGGTTCGAGGCCGCAGCGTTGGAACCCCAGACAAAGTCTTCTTTGCTCATGACCACACCGAACCCACTCTGGGTGCGTTCGACAAACTTATCGGCCGTAGAGAGCAATTTCTGCTTTGCCTCCGCAGCATCGCTGAACACAGAAGCGTGTGTCGCCTTGCCGTAAGTCGCAATGCCCGACATGTCGCCCCAATAAGATATGTTGGCCGAAGAGCCCGACTGCTTGTAAGAGGCATCCCCTGTCGTTATCGCGAGTTCTACCCCGGCGAAAAGCTTTTCGTCGCTGGCATCGCTCCCCTCGTAGGTACCCGTCGACACTCCGGCAGGATTCGCCGTGAAATGCACATTCATGTTCGCAGAAGCCCACGTGTATGCCTTCTTGGCCGCCTCTAGGCACGTGGTGGCATAGCTTGCATCGAACGGTTTGTAGACGCGTGAAGCAAGCGCCATCACTCCTGCAAAATCAAGTGCCGCCTCGGCGCTCTTCCCGATAACATAACGAGCATCGGAATCTTGCGCCGGCATCACATCGCCAGGGAAACCGAGTGCGGTCAGCTTGTGATAGACCGTACCGTCGCTCGCCTGCATGGTAAGCATCCAGTCCAGGTTCCACTTGATTTCGGCAAGGAGATCCGGGAGTTGCCCGTCTGCAGGGATATTCCATTTGAGCCCTTTGAAATATTCCGGGAAATGTTCATACAAAGAGAGAAGCGTGTAGGTGGTGATTCCAGAGTTCACAATGTACTTGCCGTAATCGCCGGCATCGTACCAGCCCTTCGGGCTTTTGATGGAACCATTCGCCCCCGTGGAATTGTGGAACGGCACATTCTCGTCCAAGTGTCCTGCAGCACGTTTCCACTGCCCCGCGTACTGTTCTTCGAGGGCCAAAGACGCACGCTGGTAGTAGAACCACTTGGCAGCAGCCTTGAATACATCCTTGTAGGTTTCCTCTTTCACGACGAGGTCCTCGCGGAGTACGTTCCCGCCCACCTTCACGCTATATTTACCGGGTTCCTTGAGCTCGGAAAAATCGACAAGCTGCACGTTCTGGCCACTAGCATCCCATACCGATGCGGCCTTCGGAGTTGCCGTGAGCACCGTTTTCCCGGAAGCGTCTTGGATAACAACGTCACCGGAACCTTCGACTAAGGAAAGTTCCTTCGGGTCAGCGGGGCGATAACCGACCTGATTTATATAGGCTGTGGCCGCAAAGGCAGCCGGTACGCAAGTTGCGACTGCCGAAGCCATAACCAGAATGACATTCTTGCTATCCAAAACATCCTCTCTCTCGTAACAGATACGACCATTCGCATCTAAGAGAGAATATAAAGAAAAAATGCTCCCCGCCGTTGAGGCATAGGGAGCATACGCTCTTTCACTGTATCAAGTGTATCAACGCAGTGTAATCCGCGTCACACTTACGGCTTCGCAATGCGGAACACCTGACGCGCTCCGGCACGAGTCGCCACGACGTAGTAAACGCCGGGATTCAAGCGCGAAAGATTGAGCGTGGAGGATTTCATCACGAGCGTTCCGTCAAGCGAGAATACTTTGTACGTAGTCGGACCGGAAACGACAGAGCGCATGGCGGGGAGTGCAGCAGCAGAATCGCCCGTTGCAGGAGGAGCCGTCACCGTAGAATCGCCCGTTGCTGGCGGCGTTGTCGTCGGCGGAGTCGTCGTAGAATCACCCGTCGCAGGAGGCGTTGTCGTGGGCGGAGTCGTCGTGGAATCACCTGTTGCAGGAGGCGTTGTCGTGGAATCACCTGTTGCCGGCGGAGTCGTCGTAGAGTCACCCGTTGCAGGAGGAGCCACCGTCGCGGCAGCAGCCTTGGCTTCGCGGGCCTTGTCCAGGAAGGCAACAGCCTTGCTCAAATTCTCGGACGAGTTCATCACGTTGCCGCCATGGGAGCCCCCCGAGACCTTGACAAATTCCGTTACCACATTGTGCTTCTTGAGGGAATCGTAGAGTTCCTGGCTCTGTTCGATGTTGACGATGTTATCGGACGTACCGTGGAACATAATTACCGGAGGATCGTCGTCGCTTGCGTAGTAAGGCGAACTGGCGACCATCCACTTGTCCTTGTTGCCTTCGCGTTCCACGCCGATAAAGGCACCTTCCATTGTTCCAGAGCCGCCCATACTGATGGGATTCATCGTGTAGATGTCGGTCGGAGGAGACCAGAGCACTGCACCGTCAACGCAGCTGCTAAGCGAAGTGAACTCGCCGAGGTCACCGACCAGGTCAACCGTCACCGAGCCGGACTTACCTTCCTTCAGGCCGCAGGTCGTCGCAGTAAGGCTAGAAAGGTGACCGCCCGAAGAGAACCCGGACACGGCCACAAAATTCGTGTCAAACTTGTACTTGGCCGCATTGCCGCGGACGAAGCGCACCACGGCCTTGATGTCGTGCAGTTGCGCCGGATACTTGGCATCGCTTGCCGAACGATGGTTCGGAGTCACCACAGCGTAGCCCGCCTTGGCATAAGCCGCACAGATGGTGCTCAAGTCCGCGGAGCCTTTCATGTTATTGCTGCTCCAAGCACTGCCGTATGTGTGGATGACCACCGGATACGATTCCTTAGCCTGCTTGGGAATATAAATGTCCAGCGTATGATAGGTTTTTCCGTCACCCACGTAGTTCACGTCGGCAGTCTTGTCGGCATCTGGAACACTGCCGCCACCCTGAGGGCCTCCGAAACCGCCAAATTGGGCGAATGCGGAAACCTGGAAAAATAAGGATAGAGCCACCGCCCCGATAATTTTCTTTTTCATTTTTGTCTCAACCCATTTTTTTATTTAAAAACTGGCCAGAAACACGTGTTTCTACAGAGAAACCAGTTTTTCCCTATAATAAATTAATGCAAGACCCCTTTTTTATCTCAAATAAAGCCCATTTATTGTTGTAACACAACACAACAAAGGCGATATAACGGCAAATTTCGCATTTTTGGCAACAACATATAAAAAAATGTTTACAAGCGTTTTTTCCATCCAACATTTCTAACCATACATAAAAAAATTATATTCCGCTTATCATAAAAAGAGGTTTTCTCCATGAAAAAAATAATCCTATTCGGACTTTTCTCCCTAATTGCCATGCTCGCCACCGGATGTACGGCATCGTACCAAAATGGGTTCATGCAAAATACAAGCCATCAATACGTTCCTTCAAGAATCCTCTTGATTACCCCGGCAAACGGCACCTTCGAAGGCACCGAATACCCGACTTCCGGTAACGACGTCATCACAATCCTCTCCAAGGAACTGAGCAGGTACACCCAAACCACTTCGGTTATCCCGACCCCTGTCCCGGTACAGAATCTCGATGACAACACCCTGCAACAATTCGACTACATCATTGCTCCGCAGATCTTACACTGGGAAGACCGCTTCACGGGATGGTCGTTTAAGCCGGACCGCATCGAAATTCGATTCGACATATACGATAACCAGCGCCAACTCATCGATTCTTACTGGGTCAAGGCCCGCAGCGCATACATCGTTTGGTTTAGCAAGCAGCCCAAATCCCTGTTGCCAGTTCCAATCAGGACCATGCTGAAGAAAATGTTCAGCAATGCAAAAAAATAGCTTTGCTAAAATAATTGAAATCTAGAGGAAAAAATGGTACGCGGCGCACCTGTTCTACATACAGTTATTGCACTTGTCGCGACCTTTTTTCTTTTGGGCACCCCATTCGCCCACTCGGCGACCGAACAAATTACCGTAGATCTTATTGAAGATCCTCACTTCGGCTTCCTAAATATCCGTCCCGACTCCCTCCAGGTTCCTATACACGAAAAACTTTCAAAAGACACTTCATTTGTTTTTTGGGGAACCCTGAATCAAGTCGACACACTGGCCCGTGCTTACCCGGCAGAGAAAGACATCTGGTTTCACGAGTCCTTTCAAGAAGACCAACGCGACGCTTTCACCGCGTGGTACAACAATCAACAACAACTAAGAGAGCGCCAGCTCGATTCCGTTCCTTCCGACTTGAAGGAAAACTTCCTCGAAGAAGACAAGACATCTTCGTACCTAGCAATTAAGGCCAGTTTTTCAATCCAAAAAATATACAATCGAGATTCGCGCCAATGGGAAGACGCTCCACAAGACAAGAAACACATCTCCGGATACTTTTCCATCACCAACGCGCCTTCAATCCAAACTACTCCACCAAAACTCATAAAGAATTTCTTTTCATTCGAGAACAACAATAGGTTTCTCTCCTATACGCCAAGGATATTCTTCGAGGACGGGTTCTCCACAGCAATAACCGAGAACCAGCTGGATTCCCTTGATTTGCAGAACCACATTTTCTTGCCCTATGAACACTCCATAGAAATCAACAAGAACATGACCCGAGTTTTCAAGGCAAGGATCGGCAAGGCGTTGGCAAGGGGCGACAAGGATGCCATAAAGAAAAGCATGGCCGACCTAGATTCGTTCACGACACCACCGGCCTGGAAATATTATACAAACCCCGTGACCGGGCTCAGATGCGAAACAAAACGCCTACTGAGCATCTACCTGGAAACATTTGAATACGAAAGAGATTGCTATGGCAACAAGATAAACAGCGAGCCGGAAGAGCGCGCCTTATACGTGATGTTGGAAGATTCCGTGAAAGCCATCTGGCAATCCGGCAGATACAAGGCGGCAATCGAAAAACTACCTCCCGACGACAGGGCCTTCTGGCAGATTGTTATAGAGGCGCGCCATTTGACCGACCAGGACACAATCAATGCGCTAATAGAAGAAAACATCAACCGCATCGAGAATCCTGATCAACAAAAAGAAGTCAAAAAGCGATTCTATCACAAGACATACATCACAAGAATCGTCGTCGACGCAGGCATAGGCTATGGATACTACAAGCCAATCGGCAAGACCCGCGACCTTTTCCCATCCGATCATGTCATTGACTTTTCAGCAGATGTTTTTGGCAGAAGAATCGGCATTTCCACACATATCCACTACATCGAAAGCAAAAAAATTACAGATTCAACCTATTACCACACCCTTTTCCTGGACATTCCCCTCGGATTAAGGACATTTATCCTACCCCATCTTGAAAACAAGGTTTTCGCAGGCCCTGCATTAACATTAACCGACCTCAAGAATAAAAACCTAAAGGAAAACAATACCGTAAAAGAGGAGATTACCTGTGGCATCAGCGTTTTAACCGCATTTGATTTTTTCTTCACCGCCCCCAACATGCAGCACAATCACAACTATCCAAACGCACAAATAAAAGGGCGGCTTGGTTTACGATTGCTGGCCGGATACACGCTCTACAAGCCCCATATGATAGATGCGGACGGCGGTGTAATCCATTTCTCGCTGATTCCCATTTATCAAGGATATGGTATCAATACCATAAAGTAGGGTAACAAGATGGTCTTACGCACAATACGCACAGCCCTGATTGCCCTTGCCTTGGCAGCACTCCAGACATTTGCCTCTGAATATACCTGGAACAACTCTTTCAACGACGAACTCAATACGGCGATAAAAATACCCTATTTCTACGAGGTTATCGCAAAACACCTTCTCGATGGAGACATTAAATTTGTTGCAAATCCAGATTCTGTCGGCTTCTATCTGAGAAGGTCCCATATCGCAAACACACACGATTACGCAACGGAGAACGATTCCCTACCCACATCGCCGGAGTTGCAAAAGGTCTACACCTATTTAAATAGCGAAGCCTGGGACAACGACTTGAACAAACTCACCCCTGAAGAAGCCGCTTTCGTGCGCATCGTCGTCTATACCTGTTTCTTCGATAGGGGTTTCAATAATTATTCTCGAAAGATACACCGCAGGCAGATCGTCGACAAGAAAAAGCATGAGCAAGCAAACAAATTGCTCGGAACGGACCTCAGGCTCCATCGCCTCCGCAGGGATTACCTTTACTTCCTTTTAGGATTCGGTGCCGACGCGTTCTCAAATGGAGCCGATGAAAAGGTAGGGCCTGGACCAACGATCGGTTTTGGAATCGGATACTGCATCAGCATGCTCTGCGCAGAAGCCCGAATTTCAATGATTCTCACGAACCCATACAAGGAGAACGTCGTCCAATCAGGCATACTCTACCCCAAAGAAGACATCAACGTCACCCCCGTCGAATTGCTATTCAAAGGGAAACTATTCTCATCCTTTGACTACGATTTTGCCGTTTTTGGGGGATTGAGAATGCTGGCATTTGAATTCGACTCCGACCTAGGCGAGGAATACGAGGAAAAATACGGGAAAGACATGGCCAACGGCTACTCCTACGGCGCTACCACGGGAATCATGGGAACAAAGCATTTCGCCGAGGAACTTATGGATATCAGCTTCCGGATCGGTGTTGCGAGCGTCAAGGAGACCTCACTCGACATTCACGGTCTCAACTGGTACGCGACAATCGATTTTTCCCTTAATTACGAACCATAGGGATTTCCCACCTCCTTTTCCCAGCAGCCGGCCTCCAGCGCATTTCTACTTTTACTATCTTTTGCCCCGTATTTTATTGTACAGTAAAACAAGGGATTTATCCCACAGGAAAACACTATGAAAAAGATCAAGTTCCAGGATACCTCGTTCCGCGATGGTTTCCAGTCTATTTTCGGTGCCCGTGTCTTCGCGAAGGACTTCATGCCCGCCGTCGAAGCT encodes the following:
- a CDS encoding LlaJI family restriction endonuclease; its protein translation is MYKLNEICTCEAKANSKDEFVGIRCEKNAEGKLETHIFFPLGYFADDKTLSETPEEELRECIANLFSVLSDESLQDPHQDSRFSSAPAEPEEAQFPMTAYLNVIRHYLDFGYMTEKEFFHKKGAHGKVNWNRTIKETNPIVTDENNLVYLDLISRKINYNEDTLITLVHKFCVHDAFCRLGFLFGIEPTEKPLLDFDYDLFCSVIHSKLAKTFNDRDLRLLSDLARIIEFLAQKQTHDGETAKDFYFGINKFASVWEAMVNKIFGTVSLEDKRNYYNPHCMWIDETTNKPEKYEEDAEGDPNEKKRSTLRPDTIMINESGVFILDSKYYKFGHTQNKQHLPGADSVCKQMAYAEYIINKKEAEPFSDDTYNAFIMPYCAKANRWKGPDEGAEMHHMRRVGHILGDWKNGQQNYHKIVCILLDTQSVMRNYSASIRAQKKLANLITSGTAKAC
- the rseP gene encoding RIP metalloprotease RseP, whose amino-acid sequence is MMESVFSNVLMFVLGLVGLSFLVTIHELGHFMVAKWNNVKVNTFSIGFGKKLLRYRHGETEYCLSAIPFGGYVAMAGENPDKIKDGELPDERDFVAKSVGARAAIAFAGPFINIAFAFVLLMLLYMVGVQEPATNELIVGFVGKDSPAAVAGIVPGDTITEINGKATQGWDDFREQIGVSLGAEVPLTVHRGGEPLTLTVIPEELVIPSQDSAGSEIKMGIGDIGIYPRNRVMVRLPPVAGSAAEKAGILLNDTIFEINGEHISRYEDVVRIIDGSKGEPVNITVIRAGDTLTKTLSAVYNEEHKRYMVGIQMGYVLFRETKVVRRGPVEAFTKTCATSWKMTTSIFRYFKRMFQGQVKVDAFSGPVSIVAVMGNVWMSGFQEFLMLLALISINLGVMNLLPLAITDGGLLMFLGIEKLRGKPLSTKTQSIIQNVAAVFFISFFVFITILDFSKLSLFLK
- a CDS encoding glycoside hydrolase family 9 protein, encoding MDSKNVILVMASAVATCVPAAFAATAYINQVGYRPADPKELSLVEGSGDVVIQDASGKTVLTATPKAASVWDASGQNVQLVDFSELKEPGKYSVKVGGNVLREDLVVKEETYKDVFKAAAKWFYYQRASLALEEQYAGQWKRAAGHLDENVPFHNSTGANGSIKSPKGWYDAGDYGKYIVNSGITTYTLLSLYEHFPEYFKGLKWNIPADGQLPDLLAEIKWNLDWMLTMQASDGTVYHKLTALGFPGDVMPAQDSDARYVIGKSAEAALDFAGVMALASRVYKPFDASYATTCLEAAKKAYTWASANMNVHFTANPAGVSTGTYEGSDASDEKLFAGVELAITTGDASYKQSGSSANISYWGDMSGIATYGKATHASVFSDAAEAKQKLLSTADKFVERTQSGFGVVMSKEDFVWGSNAAASNQGIWLLHAYYLTGDQKYYTAAVQALNYLLGKNPLDMSFVTGFGTKSPMMPHHRPSTADGVTEPVPGMLVGGPQPGGEDVGSAAEWKCADYRTGFAATAYTDQRCSYATNEVAINWNAPLAYLAGALEALNAGYAPEFAAEGVSRNSGKAPESSASGERSSSSAMPVSSSTNGSVVVAPTAKVLDTPAVVRKNGSKLFVEKGGLRFDLMGNRIR
- a CDS encoding alpha/beta hydrolase fold domain-containing protein, producing MKKKIIGAVALSLFFQVSAFAQFGGFGGPQGGGSVPDADKTADVNYVGDGKTYHTLDIYIPKQAKESYPVVIHTYGSAWSSNNMKGSADLSTICAAYAKAGYAVVTPNHRSASDAKYPAQLHDIKAVVRFVRGNAAKYKFDTNFVAVSGFSSGGHLSSLTATTCGLKEGKSGSVTVDLVGDLGEFTSLSSCVDGAVLWSPPTDIYTMNPISMGGSGTMEGAFIGVEREGNKDKWMVASSPYYASDDDPPVIMFHGTSDNIVNIEQSQELYDSLKKHNVVTEFVKVSGGSHGGNVMNSSENLSKAVAFLDKAREAKAAAATVAPPATGDSTTTPPATGDSTTTPPATGDSTTTPPTTTPPATGDSTTTPPTTTPPATGDSTVTAPPATGDSAAALPAMRSVVSGPTTYKVFSLDGTLVMKSSTLNLSRLNPGVYYVVATRAGARQVFRIAKP
- a CDS encoding DUF4823 domain-containing protein is translated as MKKIILFGLFSLIAMLATGCTASYQNGFMQNTSHQYVPSRILLITPANGTFEGTEYPTSGNDVITILSKELSRYTQTTSVIPTPVPVQNLDDNTLQQFDYIIAPQILHWEDRFTGWSFKPDRIEIRFDIYDNQRQLIDSYWVKARSAYIVWFSKQPKSLLPVPIRTMLKKMFSNAKK